Proteins encoded in a region of the Rhodococcus sp. SBT000017 genome:
- a CDS encoding DUF1003 domain-containing protein: MTLWRKHPGVRTGDALTTGERAADYVRNGMGSWPFVYFFLGLMALWAVYNKSDGFDPYPFILLNLFLSMIAGLQGAILLISAKRADSVSSEVAVHTLSNTALLQEMIEANTILTESVAQLASEIHEHVCPSAVRSR, encoded by the coding sequence ATGACTCTGTGGCGCAAACACCCGGGCGTCCGTACCGGCGACGCACTGACCACCGGTGAACGAGCTGCGGACTACGTCAGAAACGGAATGGGCTCATGGCCGTTCGTCTACTTCTTCCTGGGACTGATGGCGCTCTGGGCCGTATACAACAAGAGCGACGGCTTCGATCCGTACCCCTTCATTCTGCTCAACCTGTTCCTCTCCATGATCGCAGGACTCCAGGGCGCGATTCTGCTGATCTCGGCGAAGCGTGCCGACTCGGTGAGCAGCGAGGTTGCAGTGCACACTCTCTCGAATACGGCACTGCTGCAGGAGATGATCGAGGCGAACACGATCCTGACCGAATCCGTGGCGCAGTTGGCGTCGGAGATCCACGAGCATGTCTGCCCGTCCGCGGTGCGGTCACGATGA
- a CDS encoding flavodoxin domain-containing protein gives MRILVSTAGRHGATATLGQEMALVFAHGCAHVDVRTPDSVLEVDDYDALVIGSAVYGNRWIPMVNDLVARLSDKPHPPVWLFSCGPLHSLDRPVNDTSDAARATAALNAFSHCTFPGKLDVAELSHGEQLVFASSGAAEGDFRDWIRVCNWARDILACLASVDHENRAVR, from the coding sequence ATGAGAATACTTGTCTCCACCGCCGGTCGCCACGGAGCGACTGCGACACTCGGACAAGAAATGGCGTTGGTGTTCGCGCATGGCTGTGCGCACGTCGATGTGCGCACACCGGATTCCGTACTCGAAGTGGATGACTACGACGCTCTGGTGATCGGCAGTGCCGTCTACGGCAATCGATGGATTCCGATGGTCAACGACCTGGTCGCACGGTTGTCCGACAAGCCGCATCCGCCCGTATGGCTGTTCTCCTGCGGACCGTTGCATTCGTTGGACAGGCCTGTCAACGACACGTCCGATGCGGCGCGAGCAACTGCGGCCTTGAATGCATTCTCGCACTGCACATTTCCTGGCAAGCTCGATGTGGCAGAGCTGTCGCACGGTGAGCAGTTGGTGTTCGCCTCGTCCGGTGCCGCCGAAGGGGACTTCCGCGACTGGATTCGAGTATGCAACTGGGCACGAGACATACTGGCTTGCCTCGCCTCAGTGGACCACGAGAACAGGGCAGTGCGATGA
- the adhP gene encoding alcohol dehydrogenase AdhP, which yields MKAAVVTEFGGPLVVKDIPIPTPAPEQVLVKMETCGVCHTDIHAAQGDWPAKPTLPFVPGHEGIGVIEAVGSQVDASRIGERVAIAWLGSACGECDHCVSGWETLCEKQQNSGYSIDGAYAEYAVAHARYVVRVPDSISSFDAAPLTCAGVTTYKAVKVGGVAPAQRVAIFGVGGLGHMAVQYAKIAGGFVTAVDIEDDKLELARELGADHTVNSSKVDPVEEIKALGGADVAIVLAVIPSVFDQAFRSLRRGGRLVCVSMPAHGVFPVPIFETVVGGISVLGSIVGTRKDLREVFALHEAGRTTVSAVSRKLDEVNECFDDLMGGRVTARQVFEF from the coding sequence ATGAAAGCTGCAGTCGTCACCGAGTTCGGCGGGCCTCTGGTCGTCAAGGACATCCCGATCCCGACACCCGCACCCGAGCAGGTGCTCGTGAAGATGGAGACATGCGGGGTGTGCCACACCGATATTCATGCGGCGCAGGGTGATTGGCCTGCGAAGCCGACTCTTCCGTTCGTTCCGGGACACGAGGGTATCGGCGTGATCGAGGCAGTGGGATCGCAGGTCGATGCAAGTCGAATCGGCGAACGCGTTGCGATCGCGTGGCTCGGGTCTGCGTGCGGGGAATGCGATCACTGCGTGTCCGGATGGGAGACGCTGTGCGAGAAGCAGCAGAACAGCGGCTACTCCATCGACGGCGCGTACGCCGAATACGCTGTGGCACATGCGCGATACGTCGTTCGCGTGCCCGACAGCATCTCCTCGTTCGATGCAGCCCCGTTGACGTGTGCCGGCGTCACCACTTACAAGGCCGTGAAGGTCGGCGGGGTAGCACCGGCTCAACGCGTTGCGATATTCGGTGTCGGTGGATTGGGACACATGGCCGTGCAGTACGCCAAGATCGCCGGCGGATTCGTCACTGCAGTGGACATCGAGGACGACAAGCTCGAACTTGCTCGTGAACTCGGTGCCGATCACACCGTCAACTCGTCGAAGGTCGATCCCGTCGAGGAGATCAAGGCACTCGGCGGAGCCGATGTGGCCATCGTGTTGGCCGTGATCCCGAGCGTGTTCGATCAGGCCTTCCGTTCGCTTCGCCGCGGCGGCCGACTGGTGTGCGTCTCGATGCCCGCTCACGGTGTGTTCCCGGTCCCGATCTTCGAGACGGTCGTCGGCGGAATTTCCGTCCTCGGTTCGATCGTCGGTACCCGAAAGGACCTGCGTGAAGTGTTCGCACTGCACGAGGCCGGGCGGACCACGGTATCTGCCGTCTCACGCAAATTGGACGAAGTGAACGAGTGCTTCGACGACCTCATGGGTGGCCGCGTCACCGCTCGTCAGGTCTTCGAGTTCTGA
- a CDS encoding GAF and ANTAR domain-containing protein, protein MCAHNGVSSDEHRRTRRRSQVEPGRPEQAVHDQSVSVRHPLSRGGIRCSGHSRCGRCRIDAPASGRPDTIVASADFVRVVDDIQYGLGQGPCITAAAEGITVRSGSLETDPQWPEFGPKVGRLGVHSVLSLPLITAGGVLGAMNVYAHRPDAFDARAAELGELFAVPAAISVQNARALASAARLTEQLERALNSRAVIDQAIGVLISRSGCTGTEGYDKLRSLSQSEHKKVAVVAESIVGEAMKAARSRSRR, encoded by the coding sequence ATGTGTGCCCACAACGGAGTGAGCAGTGATGAACACCGACGAACACGAAGACGATCTCAGGTCGAGCCTGGCCGACCTGAGCAAGCTGTCCATGACCAATCTGTCTCTGTCCGACACCCTCTCTCACGTGGCGGAATTCGCTGTTCGGGCCATTCCCGGTGCGGACGGTGCCGGATTGACGCTCCTGCATCCGGCCGCCCCGACACGATTGTCGCGAGTGCAGATTTCGTCCGTGTCGTCGACGACATCCAGTACGGACTCGGCCAGGGCCCCTGCATCACGGCAGCTGCAGAGGGCATCACCGTTCGATCGGGTTCACTCGAAACCGATCCGCAGTGGCCGGAGTTCGGTCCGAAGGTCGGTCGGTTGGGAGTGCACAGCGTGTTGTCTCTGCCGCTGATCACCGCAGGCGGTGTGCTCGGTGCGATGAATGTCTACGCGCACCGGCCCGATGCATTCGATGCCCGCGCTGCCGAGTTGGGCGAACTGTTCGCGGTACCGGCTGCGATCTCGGTGCAGAACGCGCGCGCACTGGCCAGTGCTGCCCGGCTCACCGAGCAACTGGAGAGGGCACTGAACAGTCGGGCGGTGATAGACCAGGCGATCGGGGTGCTGATCAGCCGAAGTGGATGCACCGGCACCGAAGGGTACGACAAACTCCGATCACTGAGCCAGAGCGAACACAAGAAGGTCGCAGTGGTCGCTGAGTCCATCGTGGGCGAGGCGATGAAGGCAGCCCGCTCCCGTTCGCGCAGATAA
- a CDS encoding universal stress protein produces the protein MTEAEHTQRGFWSRTGLGDIAVGIDGSDASRGASRWAADLAHVTNARIRLVHALQQHLSHADTDREKYDSENRVAGRRLLRSARAEIHGVDPDVVVDSILSGSPIARFLGSVSMTADLAVIGGHRSGPLSDVLFGYKSTRIVAESDCPVVVWRPHSAAASRRPAVVVGVDDSESCTRATDGAFWFAHTLGLPLTAIHLDSHHRGPNAGHDRPPLDRLEKRIAPAASRFTDVTVHLHCIESSAEHALVRASASAQLVVVGSRGLGPITGPLLGSIGQSLVHSSHCPVLVVH, from the coding sequence ATGACCGAGGCCGAACACACGCAGCGCGGATTCTGGTCACGGACCGGCTTGGGTGACATTGCCGTCGGCATCGACGGATCCGACGCATCCCGAGGTGCGAGCAGGTGGGCGGCCGATCTTGCCCATGTCACGAACGCCCGAATTCGGCTTGTTCATGCTCTGCAGCAACACCTCTCGCATGCCGATACCGATCGCGAGAAGTACGATTCGGAGAATCGCGTAGCGGGCCGTCGACTCCTGCGCTCGGCCCGCGCCGAAATTCACGGCGTCGATCCCGATGTCGTGGTCGACTCGATTCTGTCCGGCTCGCCCATCGCCAGGTTCCTCGGCTCGGTCTCGATGACCGCCGATCTGGCGGTCATCGGCGGGCATCGATCAGGCCCACTCAGCGATGTCCTGTTCGGTTACAAGTCAACCCGTATCGTTGCGGAGTCGGACTGCCCGGTTGTCGTCTGGCGACCTCACTCCGCTGCCGCGAGCAGGAGGCCTGCCGTGGTGGTGGGCGTCGACGATTCGGAGTCCTGCACCAGGGCGACCGACGGAGCGTTCTGGTTCGCCCACACCCTCGGACTTCCACTGACAGCAATCCATCTCGATTCGCATCACCGTGGTCCGAATGCCGGCCATGACCGTCCACCGCTCGACCGGCTCGAGAAGAGGATCGCGCCCGCCGCTTCCAGGTTCACCGATGTCACAGTGCACCTGCACTGCATCGAGTCCTCTGCCGAGCACGCGCTCGTTCGCGCTTCGGCGTCGGCGCAGCTGGTTGTCGTCGGAAGCCGCGGTTTGGGACCGATTACCGGGCCGCTCCTCGGATCGATCGGGCAGTCGCTCGTGCACTCATCGCACTGCCCTGTTCTCGTGGTCCACTGA
- a CDS encoding VOC family protein, whose amino-acid sequence MAVASALIRVRELSRSIDFYCSVFEFTVSIKEEDAALLLARNGFQIYLHADPMSVQRPIGALGVNEIMWSAQRMESLNEMGARLREWYPSTFAHSEGGVSYVDGCDPDGNRVLVAYPSPLGLPRSVIAHRFR is encoded by the coding sequence GTGGCAGTCGCATCCGCTTTGATTCGAGTACGAGAACTGTCGCGATCGATCGACTTCTACTGTTCGGTGTTCGAGTTCACCGTCTCGATCAAGGAGGAGGACGCAGCTCTTCTATTGGCCCGAAACGGTTTTCAGATCTACCTGCACGCGGATCCGATGTCCGTGCAGCGACCGATAGGAGCTCTCGGCGTCAACGAGATCATGTGGTCTGCCCAGCGCATGGAGTCGCTCAACGAAATGGGTGCTCGGCTCCGGGAGTGGTATCCGTCGACGTTCGCGCACAGTGAGGGCGGCGTCAGCTACGTCGACGGCTGTGACCCGGATGGAAACCGAGTACTGGTCGCGTATCCCAGCCCATTGGGGTTGCCGCGCAGCGTCATTGCCCATCGCTTTCGCTGA